A single genomic interval of Eurosta solidaginis isolate ZX-2024a chromosome 3, ASM4086904v1, whole genome shotgun sequence harbors:
- the LOC137246274 gene encoding uncharacterized protein, with protein MLMTMLSRQWLNMAKILRSVPARTPLRYRSLRNASTKSPFVDGGERPTMNDLPIPDGDWAENYARKNMKNTFVLLTGIVMFTTSLYMHITDENVDWYFKVPEYDRCR; from the exons ATGCTTATGACGATGTTATCCAGACAGTGGTTGAATATGGCAAAAATATTGCGAAGTG ttccAGCACGCACACCTCTGCGATACAGATCTTTGCGCAATGCTAGCACGAAGTCACCATTTGTCGATGGCGGAGAGCGTCCCACTATGAATGATTTGCCTATACCCGATGGAGATTGGGCCGAAAATTATGcgcgaaaaaatatgaaaaatacatTTGTTTTGTTGACGGGAATTGTTATGTTCACTACTTCCTTATATATG CATATCACGGACGAAAATGTTGATTGGTATTTTAAAGTACCCGAATATGATCGATGTCGTTAA